The genome window GTGAAGGTTGAATGGGCTCTTATTGGTTTTTTTACTTGGTAAAGCAAGGAAAACGGGGGAGATGCcacccgttttaatataaaataagcttgtcgttcactGTACGATACTTGGATCTTTCGTAGCTTAACATAGTACTATTATTGTTACTGTAGATTAAAGTGTGGTGAGACGAGTTCAGCATGGTTATTAGACagagtgtgataaggtatgttaaggctaatgaTAACGAGATATAATGAGAAGTttatattcctgaatttatgtacattatcctagtctcataagttatcgtATTCTctcttatcgggactttatatctagttaagtattgtcttcttccagtcaagagagtagagagtctctctctctctctctgtatatatatatatatatatatatatacacacacacacacacacacacacacacacagtattataatattttcaccacaatcgagctataatcggtgggaagGCCCCTATTTGGAAACCTCTGATTAGACGGTAAgctatataccgagcctattgtggccgagcacctatgagcaagCCCAAAATGGCTGATATACAGAGCAGTTGCATGTACCGAGTCTTATAGGGccagacaactattttacatactatattgatagagttgagtcagtatcaccatgtaagcatatcttcatattatctttgactctcaattactttcagttattatattaacaattcagttttagctttcagttattctgttgctttacatactcagtatattATTTTGCACCgacatcccttttgctggggacggTGCATTTGATGCCTGCAGGTCTTgctagacagctggatagaccttcctagtagacaaagtcaaacatcaacttggttggtaagctccacttcctcggagttaccaggtctagacctctgagtccattttatatatacaggtttgatgggtaggccgaggccttgtcccgaccatgatacagtttaATTATCTCTAGAGTCTTGTAGACGAGTCATGTATATTTTATATAGCAGTAGATGTTCATGGTGGCCTCGTCATCCTACATAGTTAtatatatgagcttttgggtctgtttacccctcagatgagaggGGCGTTATTTTTAGATAATTCATAATATGGCCCTCTCGGTCTTGATTGGTATTGTTAGCTTGCAGGTATGCCTCGTCGGCCTAAGTAGAGGGTTACCCATCCAAATTTCATAGTTACATAGTGGTATGTTCGAGTCGAGTATGTCACTGGGTGCTAGCCATGCCTCCtaaggtttggggcatgacaacttTCCAACACTACCACCTACCTTCTTTGTCAAGGAATCTTTGTTTTCATTAGCTTTAGCTGTAGGAAATCCATTACATGTTGATATTGCTACACAAAACAAGACTAGACCTAGTTGTGCCTGTGTTAAAATGGAGGTTGATTCAAGTGCTTAATAAAGCTACTGGAGAGGTAAGATCCAAATGGGTGAAGATCCAATATGACTACATGCCTAAGCACTGTAAGGAGTGCAAGCCATAGGGTCATTGTGAAGAAGACTGTAGGATCTTGCATCCTGAATTAGTTCCAGAAGTTCCAAATGAGGAAAGTGCAATCAGTGATAAAAGATAAGAGAAGCTGAACAATATTGATCCACCTCTTAAGATTCTAACTAGTGGCAAAGTAGTTGGCTATCCTAATGGGAAGTGGACACAAGTGAGAGACAATCGTAGAAAGAACAATAATGAGGCCTCACAAGAGGATAAAACTGGTGAAGTAGTGGAGGAGGTCGAGCAAAGTTCAAAGAAGAATAATGAGGTAAAGGGTAAAGTGTCAGTAGGGAATAAAGCTAATAAGGTGGAACATCATGCTAAGGCCCCAGTACAAACAAGCAATAAATTTACTTTGCTAGAAGAAGgtgaaattgaacaagtaaaacAAATCAAGAAGGAGGCAGTTCTGAATGTGATACACAAGGAAAATGCTGATGCAAACAAGGAAAGAAATACAAATCCATCACCTAGTAGGGAAACTACAAAAAAGAGTGGAATTCATAATGCGACTAAGGAGAAAACACATATTCCCATTGTAACTGGGATTGGGGAGGACAATAAGAATGAGTCCACTATAGACTGGGTGCGTAGTAGATTTGGCACGAGCAAAGAAGAGCTGAGGGAGCTCAATGTCATAGTTAATCACTCTTGTCAAGAAATTCCCTATCAAACTCTTGAAGAATCTGAATATAATGTTGCAAACAATGATGTTAATTCTAGCAGTGCTTTATGGAGTGATGAGGTGGAGGCTATGGAGATTGAAGTAGATGAAAATACCAGGCCCAAGAGAATGAAGAAGATAAGCAAACATTATTACCTATGCAGATCTCTACAGTAAACCCTAATCAACTTCAAACTAGGGTTGATGATGAGGTGAGAATTACGATTAGTTTAAGGAAGTTGGGGACATCAATAACTCCACATTTACATACTAAGCAAGGTCCAAGTAGTGCAGCACCTCGACAATCCACAGATTTGAAGGAATCCAATGGAACAGTAAACCCTAACATTCCTTCTAGGTTCATTATGTAGCTGGGGATGATGCAGTAGGTGTAGGTGATGTTAATATGGGCAAGAATGGTCATGAAATGGCCATTGTTGATACAGTGTTTTCAGTAAAGCATTGTACTATAGGCAAGCCATCTGTAACCAATGTAACAGTAACTTCTGCTACCAATATAATAGTAAACCCTAATGGGAAAACTATCACTATTTTACAAAGAGCTGGTGCTGAGCAGGTATCTTCAAAGGGAGCTGTGGATAAAAATAAACACGAGAGAGGAGAATAATTTGGTGCAACAAGGTCAATTACTTCATATGGGTAATGTGGAAGATCATATTCAAATTATAGAACCTAGGAGTGATGATCCTGGGATCTTGGCAGGAAACACCTTTGGTGTCACTAGTGGTATTCTAGCTAAGGGCATTTTAATCAATCAGAAGGGTCAAAAGGAGATGGGAATGATTGCCAAGAATCATGAGCCTAATCTATTGGCAGTTCAAGTGGTTGATGATAAGTAGGATGATTAGGAACAATTAAGGGAGGACATTGATGAGGGGTCAACTGTTGTCAACTTTCAACCCATAGCACAAGAAGGAGATCTATCACCTAGAAGTGTTGACAAGAAGAAATCATGGAccaaacaaacaaggaaataaaaggagaaattagTACCTGTAAGGGTGAAACCAAAGAGGAATGGGGTCTCTCTTTCCAAATATTTTTTATGGATAATGTACTAGTTTGGAATATGAGTTCAATTAATACTCAAAAGGCTTTCTAGAGGTTGATTAACCTTCATAGAAAGTACAATTTTACATAATTGGTCTTATGGAGCCTTGGCAAAACATCAACAAATTGGAAGTATATATGAGGAAGTTGGGGTTACATACTGCCTTAGTAAATCTTAATGGGAAGATCTGGGCTTTTATTGATGAAGACATTGAGGTGGAGGTCATGATTGATATGGAACAACAACTTACACTTAAGTTGTTTCATAGTGTACTGAATAAGCAGTTAATTGTAACATTGGTGTATGAAGAGTATGATGCTATATAGAGAATTGAGCTATGGGATTCTCTATACCATTTAGCTTCTGTCATGGAAATACCTTGGCTTGTGGGAGGTGATTTCAATGCCATTCTTTCTGAGGATGAAAAGTTTGAAGGATTACATGTTTATCTCAGGGAAGTTGAAGATTTTTCTCATTGTATAGATACTTGTGCTCTATATGATCTTGGTTTCAAAGGAAGCTTATatacatggtggaatgggaggtcgaatattgattatattttcaaGAGGCTAGACATGTATTTGGCTAATCAACAATTCCAGGatttttttccttctttggaGGTAGAACATCTCATTAAGCATGGATTAGATCATGCCCCTCTTGTATTGTCTTGTAATATAAATTTTGTCCAAGTAATTAAACCTTTCAAGTTCCTTAACTTCTGGACAACACATGTTCCTGGAGATGGTGAAGGAGCATTGGCAGGCTAATATCATGGGAAATCCTTTTATCATCTTTCAACAGAAGCTAAAAATGTGAAGAAGTCTTTGGCTATCTAGAGTAAGTCCACTTTTGGAGACAATTTTAAGAAGATTGCGTCACTGGAGGATGTCATCAAAGTCCATGAGGTGGAGTTTGAGCTCAATCCAACTGCCAATAATAGAGCCAAGCTACACAAAATTTAAGTTGATCTTACAAGATATTTGCACTTGGAGGAGGAATTCTGGAGGCAAAAGGCTGGGATGCAGTGGTTCTAAGATGGTGATAGAAACACAAAATTCTTTCATGCTCATTTCAAAGGGAAGAGGAAGAAACTACAAGTGTCCAGAAATTTGGACAACATTGGTAATTGGATTGAAGTTAAAGGGGATATGGGTAAGGAGACAGTTGAGGTTTTTAAGGATCAATTCACGGAAGACAAGGTGCCTACTGATTTTGAAATTATCAAGCACATCCCAAAGATGATCACTCAGGAGCTGAATGCTAAGCTTTGGGCAGAACCAACAATGGAGGAGGTGAAGAATGCTATTTTTGGCTTAAATGGAGATAGTGCAAGTGGACTGGATGGGTTCACTGGTCAAATTTATCATGCATGCTGGGAGATTACATGTGAAGATGTCCTCAATATGGTCAAAGGATTCTTTTGTGGTGCTGTGTTACCTAAGTTCATAACTCATACTAACCTTGTACTACTGTCTAGGAAGAAGAATGTGGCAACCTTTTCAGACATGAGGCCAATAAGTTTGAGTAACTTCTCAAATAAAATCATTTCTAGGGTGATTAATGAGAGATTGGTGGAGCTTCTCCCTAACCGTAATATCTTCAAATCAAGCTGGATTTGTTAAAGGTAGGAGCATAGTTGAGAATATACTATTGACTCAAGAGATTGTCGCTGATATAAGAATGAGGGGTAAGCCATCAAATATTgtgatcaagcttgatatggcaAAATCATGATAGAGTTTCCTAGATATTCTTAACAAAGGTGTTGAGGCAAATGGGATTTGGTGAAGTCTTCATTGATATGATTTATAGATTGGTATCAAATAACTAGTATTCAGTCTTATTGAATGGGCAAGCTAATGGCTTCTTCAAATAAACAAGGGGTGTAAAGCAAGGTGATCCTCTTTCCACTACTTTATTTATTCTGGCAGTTGAGGTATTAGGGAGATCATTAGATTCTTTATTTGATGATCCAAACTTCATTAGATTTGGGATGCCAAAGTGGAGTAAAAACATCAATTATCTTTTATATGCTGATGATACTATCATTTTTAGTTCATCACATTATGGAGCTATACAATTGGTTATGAATATGTTGGAAGATTATAAAGTAACTTCTGGACAGAAAGTTAATAAGGAGAAGTCATCATTCTATATTTATGAAAATGCACCTACTGAAGAAGCCAATACGGTGCATTTGATCACCACATTTTAGAGGCATCCTTTCCCCTTTGCATACCTTGGATACCCTATTTTTTATAGTAGAACGAAGAATGAGTTCTAAAAGGTTATCACACTCAAGGTTCAGGAGAGATTACATTCATGGAAGGGCAGAGTTCTATCTATTGGAGGAAGGGCTGTGCTAATTGCTCATGTGCTAAAGAGTATTCCTATTTATTTACTATCAGTTGTGAATCCACCCAAATATGTGATTGATGAATTGCATAAGATGTTTGCTAGATTCTTTTGGAGCAAGCCTGGAAATGGAAGGGCTAAACATTGGGCATCATGGGCTACACTATGCTTGCCTAAAAAGGTGATGGGTTTAGATCACTTCATAATGTGTCTAAGGCTTTGTTTGCTAAGTTTTGGTGGAATTTTAGATCGAAAGATACATTATGGATTGAGTTTATGAGGAACAAGTATTGCAAAAAGATCAATGAAGAGAGGTGATGCATGATTTTGGTATGATAACTGGAGTGGTCTGGGTGCTTTATACCATTCTACATGTCCTGATCATTGGTGTGATGAAACAATAGTGAATGTTGGTGATGTGGTGATTGATGGGAACTAGAAAGAGGAGCTATTGAGGGAGCTTCTGCCAGATGAAATTGCTGACCGCATTATGGAGAAAATAGCACCTCTAAACAGTCCAGAATTGAGGGATAAGCCTTTCTGGCAATTGGAA of Nicotiana tomentosiformis chromosome 7, ASM39032v3, whole genome shotgun sequence contains these proteins:
- the LOC138896008 gene encoding uncharacterized protein is translated as MGKETVEVFKDQFTEDKVPTDFEIIKHIPKMITQELNAKLWAEPTMEEVKNAIFGLNGDSASGLDGFTGQIYHACWEITCEDVLNMVKGFFCGAVLPKFITHTNLVLLSRKKNVATFSDMRPISLSNFSNKIISRVINERLVELLPNLEVLGRSLDSLFDDPNFIRFGMPKWSKNINYLLYADDTIIFSSSHYGAIQLVMNMLEDYKVTSGQKVNKEKSSFYIYENAPTEEANTVQERLHSWKGRVLSIGGRAVLIAHVLKSIPIYLLSVVNPPKYVIDELHKMFARFFWSKPGNGRAKHWASWATLCLPKKKEELLRELLPDEIADRIMEKIAPLNSPELRDKPFWQLESKGHFSVKTVWQYIRKNKQKSSLYKFIWAKGLPFKISFFMWRLWKAKLPLDDYMRRMRYFHTSKCWCCRNPSEETLAHTFLISSAAMRLQYPHVV